A single genomic interval of Streptomyces graminofaciens harbors:
- the galK gene encoding galactokinase: MSEAVVAEQFKELYGVEPEGVWAAPGRVNLIGEHTDYNDGFVMPFALPHTTIAAVSRREDGVLRLHSSDVEGGVIELELSALAPESDRGWTAYAAGVVWALREAGHTEITGADIHLASTVPAGAGLSSSAALEVVVALALNDLFDLGLKGWQLARLCQRAENVYVGAPTGIMDQTASACCEHGHALFLDTRDLSQKQIPFDLAAEGMRLLVVDTQVKHSHSEGEYGKRRAGCEKGAALLGVDALRDVAYDELDAALSRLDDEEEVRRLVRHVVTEDQRVEKVISLLESGQPRAIGPVLVEGHVSLRDDFRISCPELDLVVDTALTAGALGARMTGGGFGGSAIVLVEEADADTVTKAVEEAFAAAGFTAPRVFAAVPSAGARRVL; the protein is encoded by the coding sequence TACGGGGTTGAGCCGGAGGGGGTGTGGGCGGCGCCGGGCCGGGTGAACCTGATCGGCGAACACACCGACTACAACGACGGCTTCGTCATGCCCTTCGCGCTCCCGCACACGACGATCGCGGCGGTCTCGCGCCGCGAGGACGGCGTCCTGCGCCTGCACTCGTCGGACGTCGAGGGCGGAGTCATTGAGCTGGAGCTGTCCGCGCTGGCCCCCGAGTCGGACCGCGGCTGGACGGCGTACGCGGCGGGCGTCGTCTGGGCCCTGCGCGAGGCGGGCCACACCGAGATCACCGGCGCGGACATCCACCTGGCCTCGACGGTCCCGGCGGGCGCGGGCCTGTCGTCGTCGGCGGCGCTGGAGGTGGTGGTGGCCCTGGCCCTGAACGACCTGTTCGACCTGGGCCTGAAGGGCTGGCAGCTGGCCCGCCTGTGCCAGCGCGCGGAGAACGTCTACGTGGGCGCCCCGACGGGCATCATGGACCAGACGGCCTCGGCGTGCTGCGAGCACGGCCACGCGCTCTTCCTCGACACCCGGGACCTCTCGCAGAAGCAGATCCCCTTCGACCTGGCGGCGGAGGGCATGCGCCTGCTGGTGGTGGACACCCAGGTCAAGCACTCCCACAGCGAGGGCGAGTACGGCAAGCGCCGCGCGGGCTGCGAGAAGGGCGCGGCCCTGCTGGGCGTCGACGCCCTGCGCGACGTGGCGTACGACGAGCTGGACGCGGCCCTGTCCCGCCTCGACGACGAGGAGGAGGTCCGCCGCCTGGTCCGCCACGTGGTGACGGAGGACCAGAGGGTGGAGAAGGTCATCTCCCTGCTGGAATCGGGGCAGCCGCGCGCCATCGGCCCGGTGCTGGTGGAGGGCCATGTCTCCCTGCGCGACGACTTCCGCATCTCCTGCCCCGAGCTGGACCTGGTCGTCGACACGGCCCTCACGGCGGGAGCCCTGGGCGCCCGCATGACGGGCGGCGGCTTCGGCGGCTCAGCCATCGTCCTGGTCGAGGAGGCGGACGCGGACACGGTCACGAAGGCCGTGGAGGAGGCGTTCGCCGCGGCCGGCTTCACGGCTCCACGGGTGTTCGCGGCGGTGCCTTCGGCGGGGGCGCGGCG